In one Nicotiana sylvestris chromosome 8, ASM39365v2, whole genome shotgun sequence genomic region, the following are encoded:
- the LOC138876234 gene encoding uncharacterized protein, with protein sequence MDLNDTIGKPKMESRDENYQKGKEVTNEEELGRVKSDLEKSLKWTWSSDGGNSGCSKNMNGSTNDFLSLKALQGGNVFFENGKKRYILGVGRIGKSLPHSIRNVYYVNGLKYNLLSVSQIYGKGNKVEFVSKSYTVTNLVTVEVVQVAKRYKNIYVADFESLK encoded by the exons ATGGATTTGAATGATACTATTGGGAAACCTAAAATGGAAAGTAGGGATGAAAACTATCAAAAAGGAAAGGAAGTTACAAATGAG GAAGAACTAGGAAGAGTGAAGAGTGATCTTGAAAAATCACTCAAAtggacctggtcctctgatgGGGGAAACAG TGGTTGCTCCAAGAATATGAATGGCAGTACAAATGATTTCCTTTCACTTAAGGCCCTGCAAGGAGGGAATGTTTTCTTTGAAAATGGCAAAAAGAGATACATTCTGGGAGTTGGTAGGATTGGGAAGTCTCTCCCTCACTCAATCAGAAATGTATACTACGTGAACGGGTTGAAGTACAACTTGTTAAGCGTTTCCCAAATTTATGGCAAGGGAAATaaggtggaatttgtgtcaaAATCCTATACAGTCACAAACCTGGTGACTGTTGAGGTGGTACAAGTGGCAAAAAGATACAAGAATATCTATGTAGCTGACTTTGAGTCTCTAAAGTGA
- the LOC138876235 gene encoding uncharacterized protein has protein sequence MARTMLIDNGIAKYFWAETIHIACYLVNRCMIRSLLKKTPYELLNGRKPKLTHLRTFECKCFVHNNGKEALGNFDAKSDEGIFLRYSSQSKAYKVYNKRTQYVEERIHVIFDEAHLSSEKDKHGDQDGEPLSIPSEVIDMANGKADMMSHVKESGEEDSNTSPYFGEESGPPITRTEAENKVVDAVLGTPLCVVRIAQKPQLDIPGSSTNETQVPNWRFESSYPLDNKITPLDSGVQTRSKAIKSLTF, from the coding sequence ATGGCAAGAACCATGCTAATTGACAATGGGATAGCAAAGTATTTTTGGGCAGAAACTATCCATATTGcgtgctacttggtgaacagatGCATGATCAGGTCTCTTCTGAAAAAAACTCCATATGAACTGCTGAATGGAAGGAAGCCCAAGCTGACACATCTAAGAACTTTTGAATGTAAATGTTTTgttcataacaatggaaaggaagCTCTTGGAAATTTCGATGccaaaagtgatgaaggaatTTTTCTAAGATACTCATCTCAAAGCAAAGCTTACAAGGTATACAATAAAAGGACTCAATATGTCGAAGAAAGAATACATGTGATCTTTGATGAAGCTCACCTCTCCAGTGAAAAGGACAAACATGGTGATCAAGATGGAGAGCCCTTATCTATTCCAAGTGAAGTAATTGACATGGCAAatggaaaggcagatatgatgagcCATGTCAAGGAATCCGGTGAAGAAGACTCAAATACATCTCCATACTTTGGAGAGGAATCTGGTCCCCCGATTACAAGAACTGAAGCTGAAAACAAAGTTGTTGATGCAGTCCTAGGAACTCCGCTCTGTGTAGTAAGAATCGCCCAAAAACCCCAGTTAGATATACCTGGTTCCTCTACCAATGAGACTCAAGTACCAAATTGGAGGTTCGAAAGCTCATATCCACTTGACAACAAAATCACTCCTCTTGATTCAGGagttcaaaccagatcaaaagcaATAAAATCACTTACCTTTTAA
- the LOC104214810 gene encoding uncharacterized protein gives MFNILMFYNKPGNITSSRKNPLQKTRILIEIRWIKPPPNTIKLNIDEAFSKYTLEAGLGGVFRNNNGDWIVSYCKSTYDSSVKYCELMALHEGLKIAQELGFSKNEIETDSTDAISLLNDNNPNISNLILNVGG, from the coding sequence ATGTTCAACATATTGATGTTCTACAACAAGCCTGGGAATATAACTTCTTCACGGAAAAACCCCCTTCAAAAAACCAGGATATTAATTGAGATCAGATGGATCAAACCACCACCAAATACTATCAAGCTAAATATTGATGAAGCCTTCTCAAAATACACACTGGAAGCTGGCCTTGGTGGTGTGTTTAGAAACAACAATGGAGATTGGATTGTTAGCTATTGCAAATCCACTTATGATTCATCGGTCAAATATTGTGAACTAATGGCACTGCATGAAGGATTGAAAATTGCTCAGGAACTGGGTTTCTCAAAGAATGAGATAGAGACAGATTCAACAGATGCTATATCACTACTAAATGATAATAACCCAAACATCTCTAACCTAATTTTAAATGTAGGTGGTTAA